The following proteins come from a genomic window of Paenibacillus spongiae:
- a CDS encoding TlyA family RNA methyltransferase, with translation MKIEKERIDILLVEQGYYESREKAKAALMAGLIIVDGERIEKSGTKVPRSASITVKGALHPYVSRGGLKLEKAIRAFELDLTGAVMLDIGASTGGFTDCALQNGASYVYAIDVGYNQLDWSLRQDERVNVMERTNFRYMQPADLQGPQPTFATIDVSFISLKIILATLVQLLHEGSGVVALIKPQFEAGRDKVGKSGVVRDPAVHRAVLRTILAFAAEQGLSLRQVTFSPITGGEGNIEFLAYWVLEPEAAAAAPGDDFLAKLVEEAGQTFAQA, from the coding sequence ATGAAGATCGAGAAAGAACGAATCGATATTTTGTTAGTGGAGCAAGGGTATTACGAGAGCAGAGAAAAGGCGAAAGCCGCTCTGATGGCGGGTCTCATTATCGTCGACGGGGAACGGATCGAGAAGAGCGGCACGAAAGTGCCGCGATCCGCATCCATCACGGTAAAAGGAGCGCTTCATCCTTATGTCAGCCGCGGCGGCTTGAAGCTGGAGAAAGCGATCCGCGCCTTCGAGCTGGATCTGACCGGAGCCGTTATGCTGGATATCGGCGCTTCAACCGGCGGCTTTACGGATTGCGCGCTTCAGAACGGCGCCTCCTACGTTTATGCCATCGATGTCGGTTACAATCAGCTGGATTGGTCGCTCCGTCAGGATGAGCGGGTAAATGTCATGGAACGCACGAACTTCAGGTATATGCAGCCGGCCGACCTTCAAGGACCGCAGCCTACATTTGCGACGATCGATGTTTCCTTCATTTCGCTAAAAATTATTTTGGCGACGCTGGTGCAGCTGCTGCACGAAGGATCCGGTGTCGTAGCGCTGATTAAACCGCAATTCGAAGCGGGGCGCGATAAGGTGGGCAAATCCGGCGTCGTGCGCGACCCGGCTGTTCACAGAGCAGTCCTCCGGACGATCCTGGCCTTCGCGGCCGAGCAGGGCTTGTCTCTGCGGCAGGTTACATTCTCCCCGATTACAGGAGGGGAAGGGAATATCGAATTCCTTGCGTATTGGGTGCTGGAGCCCGAAGCGGCGGCCGCGGCGCCGGGAGACGACTTCCTCGCCAAGCTTGTCGAGGAGGCGGGCCAGACCTTTGCGCAGGCTTGA